From Panicum hallii strain FIL2 chromosome 2, PHallii_v3.1, whole genome shotgun sequence, a single genomic window includes:
- the LOC112883274 gene encoding uncharacterized protein LOC112883274, which translates to MAAETTAPPPSSSLPPPAAAAAPRHPRLSGFGQLDASVKELTSSQAELLEKIQKLKQEVQNWRSNVETQVRTCQNELQGLKKGLDSEVEQLKLEMEEIRSAIQEEKGNLPAQITNSETSNNDTEQALQTQDQALKVDTDASMEEQTATQP; encoded by the exons CCGCCGAGACGACTGCCCCGCCGCCATCGTCGTCTCTTCCTCCgccggcagccgccgccgcgcctcgtcATCCG AGACTGTCGGGGTTCGGGCAGCTGGACGCGAGCGTCAAG GAGCTGACCTCGTCGCAGGCGGAGTTGCTGGAGAAGATCCAGAAGCTGAAACAG GAGGTGCAGAACTGGCGCTCCAACGTAGAGACTCAGGTCAGGACATGCCAGAAT GAACTCCAAGGTCTGAAGAAGGGACTCGACTCTGAAGTGGAGCAGCTGAAATTG GAAATGGAGGAGATTAGGTCTGCAATCCAGGAAGAGAAGGGCAATCTACCTGCGCAAATCACAAATTCGGAGACG AGCAATAACGACACAGAACAAGCCCTGCAGACTCAAGACCAAGCATTGAAGGTTGATACTGATGCTAGTATGGAAGAACAAACAGCAACACAACCATGA